One Amycolatopsis thermophila DNA segment encodes these proteins:
- a CDS encoding LysR family transcriptional regulator — MMRDFDLNLVRTFVLLYETRSVTATAESLHVTQPTVSYSLQKLRRRFSDELFRRTGGGLAPTTTAQALYPPWHSALADIESAVSGARSFDPSTAQARFTLCLSDLGELSLLPRLMAALPAQAPGVTLTVRPLDVASAVDQLGRGEIDAFVASPLISSQRVARIPLFSEGYVGMVAAAHPRLRGPRVSVPELTAERHIAVFGPTGHEGPRRALEARGLLDRVVLEVTRFSTLPYLVQDSDLVAMVPRLVADVFAADHPVRLLELPMHIEPAQVSVYTRHSHARTPAQHWLTGFLTGHLSEPAIRESLRS; from the coding sequence ATGATGCGCGACTTCGACCTCAACCTGGTGCGCACGTTCGTGCTCCTCTACGAGACCCGCAGCGTCACGGCCACCGCGGAGTCGCTGCACGTCACCCAGCCGACGGTGAGCTACAGCCTGCAGAAGCTGCGCCGCCGGTTCTCCGACGAGCTGTTCCGCCGCACCGGCGGCGGGCTGGCGCCGACGACGACCGCGCAGGCCCTGTACCCGCCGTGGCACTCCGCGCTGGCCGACATCGAGTCGGCCGTCAGCGGCGCCCGGTCGTTCGACCCGTCTACCGCGCAGGCCCGGTTCACGCTGTGCCTGTCGGACCTGGGTGAGCTGTCCCTGCTGCCGCGCCTGATGGCGGCGCTGCCGGCGCAGGCGCCCGGGGTGACGCTGACGGTGCGGCCGCTGGACGTCGCGAGCGCGGTCGACCAGCTGGGCCGCGGCGAGATCGATGCGTTCGTGGCCTCGCCGCTGATCAGTTCGCAGCGGGTGGCGCGCATCCCGTTGTTCTCGGAGGGGTACGTCGGCATGGTGGCGGCCGCGCATCCGCGGCTGCGCGGCCCGCGGGTGTCCGTGCCCGAGCTGACCGCGGAACGGCACATCGCGGTGTTCGGCCCGACCGGGCACGAGGGGCCGCGGCGGGCGCTCGAAGCGCGCGGGCTGCTGGACCGGGTGGTGCTGGAGGTGACGCGCTTCTCCACGCTGCCGTACCTGGTGCAGGACAGCGACCTGGTCGCGATGGTGCCGCGCCTGGTGGCGGACGTCTTCGCGGCCGACCACCCGGTGCGGCTGCTGGAGCTGCCGATGCACATCGAGCCCGCGCAGGTGTCGGTCTACACGCGGCACAGCCACGCCCGCACCCCGGCGCAGCACTGGCTCACCGGTTTCCTCACCGGCCACCTCTCCGAACCGGCGA
- the mdlC gene encoding benzoylformate decarboxylase, with amino-acid sequence MPTVRKIAHEFLERRGLTTIFGNPGSNELPFLAGLPATFRYVLGLHEGVVVGMADGYAQATGRPVLVNLHAAAGSGNAMGALTNAVYSRSPLVLTAGQQVRSAIGLEAMLANVDATQLMRPLVGWSGEPSCAADVPRSLAQAVFEAELQRRPTYLSVPYDDWSAEVGDNPVLTRTVHRGLSPGDGQLDDLAERVRAAGNPVLVLGGDLDALGLFDRAVTVAEHLALPVWIAPSPHRLAFPNRHPLFRGVLPAGIGQVSAALAGHDLIVVLGAPVFRYHQHVPGPFLPEGAALVQVTDDPGEAARAPVGESLVADPGAVLDGLLARLPARAGGDTVFAPNPEPATGERALHPEQVFAALRETQPADTAYVVESTSTNSAWWRQMDLRRPGSYFWPAAGGLGFGMPAAVGVAMGLPDRPVVGVIGDGSANYGITALWTAAQYRVPVTFVILRNGTYGALRWFAGLLGTTGVPGTEIPGLDFTAIAAGYGVPATTVSGVDDLRAQLKTAPAGPRLIQVDTELTTP; translated from the coding sequence ATGCCGACCGTCCGGAAGATCGCCCACGAGTTCCTGGAACGCCGTGGCCTCACCACGATCTTCGGCAACCCGGGGTCCAACGAGCTGCCGTTCCTGGCCGGCCTGCCCGCGACCTTCCGGTACGTGCTCGGCCTGCACGAGGGCGTCGTGGTCGGCATGGCCGACGGTTACGCGCAGGCCACCGGCCGTCCGGTGCTGGTCAACCTGCACGCGGCCGCCGGGTCGGGCAACGCGATGGGTGCCCTCACCAACGCCGTTTACTCCCGCTCGCCGCTGGTGCTGACCGCGGGGCAGCAGGTGCGCTCGGCGATCGGCCTGGAGGCGATGCTCGCCAACGTCGACGCCACGCAGCTGATGCGCCCGTTGGTGGGCTGGTCGGGTGAGCCCAGTTGCGCCGCCGACGTGCCGCGCTCGCTGGCGCAGGCGGTGTTCGAGGCCGAACTCCAGCGCCGCCCCACCTACCTGTCGGTGCCTTACGACGACTGGTCCGCCGAGGTCGGCGACAACCCGGTCCTCACCCGCACCGTGCACCGTGGTCTGTCACCCGGGGACGGCCAACTCGACGACCTCGCCGAACGCGTCCGGGCCGCGGGCAACCCGGTACTGGTGCTCGGCGGGGACCTCGACGCGCTCGGCCTGTTCGACCGCGCAGTCACCGTCGCCGAGCACCTCGCCCTGCCGGTCTGGATCGCGCCGTCGCCGCACCGTCTGGCGTTCCCCAACCGCCACCCGCTCTTCCGCGGCGTCCTGCCCGCCGGGATCGGCCAGGTGTCCGCGGCATTGGCCGGGCACGACCTCATCGTCGTGCTGGGCGCGCCGGTGTTCCGCTACCACCAGCACGTGCCCGGGCCGTTCCTGCCCGAGGGGGCCGCACTGGTCCAGGTCACCGACGACCCCGGCGAGGCGGCCCGCGCGCCGGTGGGGGAGTCGCTGGTCGCCGACCCGGGTGCGGTCCTCGACGGACTCCTCGCCCGCCTGCCCGCGCGTGCGGGCGGGGACACGGTGTTCGCGCCGAACCCGGAACCCGCCACGGGGGAGCGGGCGCTGCACCCGGAGCAGGTGTTCGCCGCGCTGCGCGAGACCCAGCCCGCCGACACCGCCTACGTCGTCGAGTCGACGTCGACGAACTCCGCGTGGTGGCGCCAGATGGACCTGCGCCGGCCCGGCTCGTACTTCTGGCCCGCCGCGGGCGGGCTCGGGTTCGGGATGCCCGCCGCGGTCGGGGTCGCGATGGGCCTGCCGGACCGCCCGGTCGTCGGCGTGATCGGGGACGGTTCGGCGAACTACGGCATCACCGCGCTGTGGACCGCGGCGCAGTACCGGGTGCCGGTGACGTTCGTGATCCTGCGCAACGGCACCTACGGCGCACTGCGCTGGTTCGCCGGCCTGCTCGGCACGACCGGCGTGCCGGGCACCGAGATCCCGGGTCTGGACTTCACCGCGATCGCCGCCGGGTACGGGGTTCCCGCGACCACCGTGTCCGGTGTGGACGATCTGCGCGCCCAGCTCAAGACCGCACCGGCCGGACCCCGCCTGATCCAGGTCGACACCGAGCTCACCACGCCCTGA
- a CDS encoding MFS transporter, which produces MTTSPARSAWTAVLCWLTVLLEGYDLVALGATIPTLLKTGHLGFTAAGATAVATVSLVGVAVGAAALGPLTDRFGRRVMLIGSVLLFSVFTLVLPLAPNVATFGVFRFVAGMGLGACMPVALTVMSENLPARRRASASTFTMTGYHVGAVLTSLLALAAVENWHVLFYGGGIAGLVVVPIMWWRLPESAAYLEAKQRPDAEKFSLRDLLGPKFRRVSVAVWTGSFMGLLLVYGLNTWLPQLMRTAGYPLSTSITLLLVLNIGAVIGLVLAGVIADRFGIRPIARIWFGAGAVLLALLSLKIGNSVVLNGLVLLTGVFVFSAQVLIYGYVAHAFPAQARGTALGVTSAVGRLGSIVGPFVTGALVTAGVAYPWGFYFFAIVAALGLGAILLLGSPRREAAAAGLASPGQERLQH; this is translated from the coding sequence ATGACGACGTCTCCCGCCCGCTCGGCCTGGACGGCGGTGCTGTGCTGGCTGACCGTCCTGCTCGAGGGCTACGACCTGGTCGCGCTCGGCGCGACCATCCCGACGCTGCTCAAGACCGGGCACCTCGGGTTCACCGCGGCCGGCGCGACCGCCGTGGCCACCGTGTCGCTGGTCGGCGTCGCGGTCGGCGCGGCCGCGCTCGGGCCGCTCACCGACCGGTTCGGCCGCCGGGTCATGCTCATCGGCTCGGTGCTGCTGTTCTCGGTGTTCACGCTGGTACTGCCGCTCGCGCCGAACGTGGCGACGTTCGGCGTGTTCCGGTTCGTGGCCGGGATGGGGCTGGGCGCCTGCATGCCGGTGGCGTTGACCGTCATGTCGGAGAACCTGCCCGCGCGGCGCCGGGCCAGTGCGAGCACGTTCACCATGACCGGCTACCACGTCGGCGCGGTGCTGACCTCGCTGCTGGCGCTGGCCGCGGTGGAGAACTGGCACGTGCTGTTCTACGGCGGCGGCATCGCCGGTCTCGTCGTGGTGCCGATCATGTGGTGGCGCCTGCCCGAGTCGGCCGCCTACCTGGAGGCGAAGCAGCGGCCGGACGCGGAGAAGTTCAGCCTGCGCGACCTGCTCGGCCCGAAGTTCCGGCGCGTCAGCGTCGCGGTGTGGACCGGGTCGTTCATGGGCCTGCTGCTGGTGTACGGGCTGAACACGTGGCTGCCGCAGCTGATGCGCACCGCCGGCTACCCGCTGTCGACGTCGATCACGCTGCTGCTGGTGCTCAACATCGGCGCGGTGATCGGGCTGGTGCTCGCCGGGGTGATCGCCGACCGCTTCGGCATCCGGCCGATCGCGCGGATCTGGTTCGGCGCCGGTGCCGTGCTGCTCGCGCTGCTGAGCCTGAAGATCGGCAACAGCGTGGTGCTCAACGGTCTGGTGCTGCTGACCGGTGTCTTCGTGTTCTCCGCGCAGGTGCTGATCTACGGGTACGTGGCGCACGCGTTCCCGGCGCAGGCCCGCGGCACGGCGCTCGGCGTGACCTCCGCGGTCGGCCGGCTGGGCTCGATCGTGGGCCCGTTCGTGACCGGAGCGCTCGTCACGGCCGGGGTGGCCTACCCGTGGGGCTTCTACTTCTTCGCGATCGTCGCGGCACTGGGCCTGGGCGCGATCCTGCTGCTGGGCTCGCCGCGCCGCGAGGCGGCGGCCGCGGGGCTGGCTTCACCCGGCCAGGAACGGCTCCAGCACTGA
- a CDS encoding alpha/beta fold hydrolase — translation MPVELHSIRTNGIATTVAAAGTGPAVLLLHGFPHTWQLWQEVMPRLAMQYRVLAPDLRWTGSDATDGHDAATLADDALGILDALGERSAAVVGIDAGTPPAALPALRNPDRVRRLVLMESLLGTLPGAEDFLAGGPPWWFGFHAVPGLAEEVLAGHEAAYLDFFLDAGTHGQGVPAGVRDAFVRAYTGSAALRRAFSYYRALPESARQIAAVTRGARLTVPTLAVGAHPVGDALARQLRPHTDDLREELIEDCGHIIPLHRPAELVSVLEPFLAG, via the coding sequence ATGCCCGTCGAACTGCACAGCATCCGGACCAACGGCATCGCCACCACCGTGGCGGCCGCCGGCACCGGTCCCGCCGTCCTGCTGCTGCACGGTTTCCCGCACACGTGGCAGCTGTGGCAGGAGGTGATGCCCCGGCTCGCGATGCAGTACCGGGTGCTCGCCCCGGACCTGCGCTGGACCGGCAGCGACGCCACGGACGGTCACGACGCGGCGACGCTCGCGGACGACGCGCTCGGCATCCTGGACGCGCTCGGCGAACGGTCGGCCGCCGTCGTCGGCATCGACGCCGGCACCCCGCCCGCCGCGCTGCCGGCCCTGCGGAACCCGGACCGCGTCCGCCGGCTGGTCCTCATGGAGTCGCTGCTGGGGACGCTGCCCGGCGCCGAGGACTTCCTCGCCGGCGGCCCGCCGTGGTGGTTCGGGTTCCACGCCGTGCCCGGGCTCGCCGAGGAGGTGCTGGCCGGGCACGAGGCCGCCTACCTCGACTTCTTCCTCGACGCGGGCACGCACGGTCAGGGTGTCCCGGCGGGCGTCCGGGACGCGTTCGTGCGCGCCTACACCGGTTCCGCCGCCCTGCGCCGGGCGTTCTCCTACTACCGCGCCCTGCCGGAAAGCGCACGGCAGATCGCCGCGGTGACGCGGGGAGCGCGGCTGACGGTGCCCACGCTGGCCGTCGGCGCCCACCCGGTCGGCGACGCGCTCGCCCGCCAGCTGCGGCCGCACACCGACGACCTGCGCGAGGAGCTGATCGAGGACTGCGGGCACATCATCCCGCTGCACCGGCCGGCGGAACTGGTGTCAGTGCTGGAGCCGTTCCTGGCCGGGTGA
- a CDS encoding winged helix-turn-helix transcriptional regulator produces the protein MTPSPRGDLFDPDCPTRRLLDRIGTKWTSMAVKVLAEAAPGEVRFAELRRRMPGVSPKMLSTTLQNLLRDGLAERRVEPTVPPRVHYRLTGLGLSLEAALAVVRDWAETHMAEIDRAAGERS, from the coding sequence GTGACCCCGTCGCCCCGCGGTGATCTGTTCGACCCGGACTGCCCGACGCGGCGGCTGCTGGACCGCATCGGCACGAAGTGGACGTCGATGGCGGTCAAGGTCCTCGCGGAGGCCGCGCCGGGCGAGGTGCGCTTCGCCGAGTTGCGGCGGCGGATGCCCGGCGTCTCGCCGAAGATGCTGTCCACGACCCTGCAGAACCTGCTCCGGGACGGCCTCGCCGAGCGCCGGGTCGAGCCGACGGTGCCGCCGCGAGTGCACTACCGGCTCACCGGGCTGGGCCTGTCGCTGGAGGCGGCGCTCGCCGTCGTCCGGGACTGGGCCGAGACGCACATGGCCGAAATCGACCGGGCCGCGGGGGAGAGGTCTTGA
- a CDS encoding BCCT family transporter: protein MSADSEAEVRARVPEETGIAGHLPDEHVPPVGDAGKPPQTDRTVFGVAAGLALAIIVWGIASPGSLANVADTVLNDAVIPYGGWAFVLAASGFVVFVVGLAVSRYGRIKLGQDGEKPEFRTSSWIAMMFSAGMGIGLMFFGVYEPVSHLASPPPGTAAPNSDEAVHTAMATTLFHWTVHPWAIYAVVGLAIAYSTFRRGRSQLISAVFAPLLGRRRSEGPLGKAIDVMAIFATLFGSAASLGLGALQVGGGMASVGWIDNPGTGLLVGIIAILTVAFIASAVSGIAKGIQWLSNINMVLAALLAVFVLVVGPTVLILNLVPSAIGDYFRELAEMSGRSGVTGGQEMQTWLSGWTVFYWAWWISWTPFVGMFIARISRGRTIRQFVLGVIAVPSVVSLVWFAIFGGAAIEKQRSGVDIAGAGSSESATFTLLEHMPWFVPMAILVMILVSIFFVSGADAASVVMGTLSQKGSVNPHRNPVIFWGVLTGAVAAVMLLVGGEDALTGLQNLTILVAVPFVLIMIALCVALYRDLRTDPQVIREREMLRSLSEIHDERTGEERKHRRLRARRT, encoded by the coding sequence ATGTCTGCTGACTCTGAAGCCGAGGTCCGCGCAAGAGTTCCCGAGGAGACCGGTATCGCCGGGCACCTCCCGGACGAGCACGTGCCTCCGGTCGGTGACGCCGGCAAGCCGCCGCAGACCGATCGCACGGTCTTCGGGGTGGCCGCCGGGCTCGCGCTGGCCATCATCGTCTGGGGTATCGCCTCGCCGGGCAGCCTGGCGAACGTGGCCGACACCGTCCTCAACGACGCCGTGATCCCCTACGGCGGCTGGGCGTTCGTGCTCGCCGCGAGCGGGTTCGTGGTCTTCGTCGTCGGGCTGGCGGTCAGCCGCTACGGGCGCATCAAGCTGGGCCAGGACGGGGAGAAGCCGGAGTTCCGGACGTCGTCGTGGATCGCCATGATGTTCAGCGCCGGCATGGGCATCGGCCTGATGTTCTTCGGCGTGTACGAGCCGGTGTCGCACCTGGCCAGCCCGCCGCCGGGCACCGCCGCGCCCAACTCGGACGAGGCCGTGCACACCGCGATGGCCACGACGCTGTTCCACTGGACCGTGCACCCGTGGGCGATCTACGCCGTCGTCGGTCTCGCCATCGCCTACAGCACGTTCCGCCGTGGCCGCAGCCAGCTGATCAGCGCGGTGTTCGCCCCGCTGCTCGGCAGGCGCCGCAGCGAAGGCCCGCTGGGCAAGGCCATCGACGTGATGGCGATCTTCGCGACCCTGTTCGGGTCCGCCGCGTCGCTGGGCCTGGGCGCCCTGCAGGTCGGCGGCGGCATGGCCTCCGTCGGCTGGATCGACAACCCCGGCACCGGCCTCCTGGTCGGCATTATCGCGATCCTCACCGTCGCCTTCATCGCCTCGGCGGTGTCCGGCATCGCCAAGGGCATCCAGTGGCTGTCCAACATCAACATGGTGCTGGCCGCGCTGCTGGCGGTGTTCGTGCTGGTGGTCGGCCCGACCGTGCTGATCCTCAACCTCGTGCCGAGCGCGATCGGCGACTACTTCCGCGAGCTGGCCGAGATGTCCGGGCGCTCCGGCGTCACCGGCGGCCAGGAGATGCAGACGTGGCTGTCCGGGTGGACGGTCTTCTACTGGGCGTGGTGGATCTCCTGGACCCCGTTCGTCGGCATGTTCATCGCGCGCATCTCGCGCGGCCGCACGATCCGGCAGTTCGTCCTCGGCGTCATCGCGGTGCCGAGCGTGGTCAGCCTGGTGTGGTTCGCGATCTTCGGCGGCGCGGCGATCGAGAAGCAACGGTCCGGTGTGGACATCGCGGGTGCGGGCAGTTCGGAGTCCGCCACGTTCACGCTGCTGGAGCACATGCCGTGGTTCGTGCCGATGGCGATCCTGGTGATGATCCTGGTGTCGATCTTCTTCGTCTCCGGCGCGGACGCCGCGTCGGTGGTGATGGGCACGTTGTCGCAGAAGGGATCGGTCAACCCGCACCGCAACCCGGTGATCTTCTGGGGCGTGCTGACCGGTGCCGTGGCGGCGGTGATGCTGCTCGTCGGCGGCGAGGACGCGCTCACCGGGCTGCAGAACCTGACGATCCTGGTGGCGGTGCCGTTCGTCCTGATCATGATCGCCTTGTGCGTGGCGCTCTACCGCGACCTGCGCACCGATCCGCAGGTGATCCGGGAGCGCGAGATGCTGCGGTCGCTGTCGGAGATCCACGACGAGCGCACCGGTGAGGAGCGCAAGCACCGCCGCCTGCGCGCCCGCCGGACCTGA
- a CDS encoding SGNH/GDSL hydrolase family protein, whose amino-acid sequence MSRRLAATFAAATATAALATAPAANAATLDYVALGDSYSAASGVLPADPAASPLCLRSSRNYPHLIAAETGAHLTDVTCGAAETRHFTTAQYPGVPPQVDALDAGTDVVTMTIGGNDSGVFISAILACGSAGVLTLGQGSPCRDIYGSSFEDTVRTKTYPALVGALRAVRDRAPDADVAILGYPWILPATGGCFDKMPVAAGDVPYLRSLQTTLNDAVERAAEATGVTYVDLSEASEGHDACQAPDVRWIEPVLQGGNPVVVHPNARGEAAMAAAAMDALNLG is encoded by the coding sequence ATGTCTCGCCGCCTCGCCGCCACCTTCGCCGCCGCCACCGCGACCGCCGCCCTCGCGACCGCTCCCGCCGCCAACGCCGCGACGCTGGACTACGTGGCGCTGGGCGATTCCTACAGCGCGGCCTCCGGTGTCCTGCCCGCGGATCCGGCCGCCTCACCGCTGTGCCTGCGCTCGTCGCGCAACTACCCGCACCTGATCGCCGCCGAGACCGGCGCTCACCTGACGGACGTCACCTGCGGCGCGGCCGAGACCAGGCACTTCACCACCGCCCAGTACCCCGGCGTGCCGCCGCAGGTGGACGCGCTCGACGCCGGCACCGATGTCGTCACGATGACGATCGGCGGCAACGACAGCGGCGTGTTCATCAGCGCCATCCTCGCCTGCGGCAGCGCCGGCGTCCTCACCCTCGGCCAGGGCAGCCCGTGCCGCGACATCTACGGCTCGAGCTTCGAGGACACCGTCCGCACCAAGACCTACCCGGCACTGGTCGGCGCGCTGCGCGCGGTGCGGGACAGGGCCCCGGACGCCGACGTCGCGATCCTGGGCTACCCGTGGATCCTCCCCGCGACGGGCGGCTGCTTCGACAAGATGCCGGTCGCCGCCGGTGACGTCCCCTACCTGCGCAGCCTGCAGACCACCCTGAACGACGCCGTCGAGCGCGCGGCCGAGGCGACCGGGGTCACCTACGTCGACCTGTCGGAGGCGTCCGAGGGGCACGACGCCTGCCAGGCTCCGGACGTGCGGTGGATCGAGCCCGTCCTGCAGGGCGGCAACCCCGTCGTGGTGCACCCCAACGCCCGGGGCGAGGCCGCGATGGCCGCGGCGGCGATGGACGCGCTGAACCTCGGCTGA
- a CDS encoding VOC family protein, translating to MDLFAGIAVSDYAAAREWYERLLGPIAFRPNDVEAVWELAHHRYLYIERRPEHAGHARHTIFVDDLDAVVGEIAGRGLEPAARETYGNGVRKITYRDADGNEIGFGGAPVG from the coding sequence ATGGACCTCTTCGCCGGGATCGCGGTCAGCGACTACGCGGCCGCCCGCGAGTGGTACGAGCGCCTGCTCGGACCGATCGCGTTCCGGCCGAACGACGTCGAGGCGGTGTGGGAGCTGGCGCACCACCGCTACCTCTACATCGAGCGCCGGCCGGAGCACGCGGGCCACGCGCGGCACACGATCTTCGTCGACGACCTGGACGCGGTCGTCGGCGAGATCGCCGGGCGCGGCCTGGAGCCCGCGGCGCGGGAGACCTACGGCAACGGCGTCCGCAAGATCACCTACCGCGACGCCGACGGCAACGAGATCGGCTTCGGCGGGGCCCCCGTGGGGTGA
- a CDS encoding ABA4-like family protein, producing MSTTTLFDTTFALAAPFWALMIFAPGWSGTCRIIGSPWIVVPPMAIYTVFAAGEFGTLWSVVSSPDLEALRAFLGTPEGAAAIWAHLIAFDLFVGRWMYRDARERGVHHAFLAPILVLTILLSPFGVLAYLVVRSVAPARAASPASAG from the coding sequence GTGAGCACGACGACCCTGTTCGACACCACCTTCGCCCTCGCGGCACCGTTCTGGGCGCTGATGATCTTCGCGCCCGGCTGGTCGGGCACGTGCCGGATCATCGGCTCGCCGTGGATCGTGGTCCCGCCGATGGCGATCTACACCGTGTTCGCGGCCGGTGAGTTCGGGACCCTGTGGTCGGTGGTGAGCAGCCCGGACCTCGAGGCCCTGCGGGCGTTCCTCGGCACGCCGGAGGGCGCGGCGGCGATCTGGGCGCACCTGATCGCGTTCGACCTGTTCGTGGGCCGGTGGATGTACCGGGACGCGCGGGAACGGGGCGTGCACCACGCGTTCCTGGCGCCGATCCTGGTGCTCACCATCCTGCTGTCGCCGTTCGGGGTGCTGGCCTACCTGGTGGTGCGCTCGGTCGCCCCGGCCAGGGCGGCGAGTCCGGCGTCCGCCGGGTGA
- a CDS encoding GrpB family protein produces the protein MPTNEEITRHHEPDPGENPWVHGPPPAAPVVIVPSTPEWPRRYRCLAAGIRAALGAAVLDLEHVGSTSVEGLAAKDVIDIDLTVADPRDEDAYVPPLEGLGYVLTIREPSFHQHRCLTLAEPRVNLHVFGPGCPETVRHRLFRDWLRTHPEDRDRYERAKRSAIPGGGTVMDYNARKQDVIREIYDRLFRAAGML, from the coding sequence GTGCCCACCAACGAGGAGATCACCCGGCACCACGAGCCCGACCCCGGCGAGAACCCGTGGGTGCACGGCCCGCCGCCCGCGGCGCCGGTGGTGATCGTGCCCTCCACGCCGGAGTGGCCGCGCCGCTACCGGTGCCTGGCCGCCGGGATCCGCGCCGCGCTCGGTGCGGCGGTGCTGGACCTCGAGCACGTCGGGTCCACCTCGGTCGAGGGGCTGGCCGCGAAGGACGTCATCGACATCGACCTCACCGTGGCCGATCCGCGCGACGAGGACGCCTACGTGCCGCCCCTCGAGGGGCTCGGGTACGTCCTGACGATCCGGGAGCCGTCCTTCCACCAGCACCGGTGCCTGACGCTCGCCGAGCCGCGGGTCAATCTGCACGTGTTCGGGCCGGGCTGCCCGGAAACCGTCCGGCACCGCCTGTTCCGCGACTGGCTGCGCACCCACCCCGAGGATCGCGACCGCTACGAGCGGGCCAAGCGCAGCGCGATCCCCGGCGGCGGGACCGTGATGGACTACAACGCCCGCAAGCAGGACGTGATCCGCGAGATCTACGACCGGCTCTTCCGCGCGGCCGGGATGCTCTAG
- a CDS encoding TIGR03620 family F420-dependent LLM class oxidoreductase, whose protein sequence is MRFEDLGTFGIYTFDFEHQPAARMRESVQELEDRGWRAVWFPELLGREAFTHAGLLLAATRRMRVVNGIAQIWSHPAASTHGAATLLADAYPGRHVLGLGFGGTPRPGVTPLAAMRGYLDELDRVSSPNPAPTTPIRRILAAYGPKMLELARDRAAGAQTYKVNVAHTARAREILGPDAFLAVEHAVLLEPDAATARAIAREHLRPYLSSPYNIAKFHKLGYTDDDLAHGGSDRIVDDLVFWGTTERITERLREHLVAGANHVTIQVIGVEPGTSAMPQWRELGEALEVGNQGTAMEYRRRRGPLG, encoded by the coding sequence ATGCGCTTCGAGGACCTCGGCACCTTCGGGATCTACACCTTCGACTTCGAGCACCAGCCGGCCGCGCGGATGCGCGAGTCCGTCCAGGAGCTCGAGGACCGGGGCTGGCGCGCGGTCTGGTTCCCCGAACTCCTCGGACGCGAGGCCTTCACGCACGCCGGGCTCCTGCTCGCCGCCACCCGGCGGATGCGCGTCGTCAACGGGATCGCGCAGATCTGGTCGCACCCCGCCGCGTCCACGCACGGCGCGGCGACCCTGCTGGCCGACGCCTACCCCGGCCGGCACGTCCTCGGCCTCGGGTTCGGCGGCACCCCGCGCCCCGGCGTCACACCGCTCGCGGCCATGCGCGGGTACCTGGACGAGCTGGATCGGGTGAGTTCGCCCAACCCCGCGCCCACGACCCCGATCCGGCGCATCCTGGCCGCGTACGGGCCGAAGATGCTCGAACTGGCGCGCGACCGCGCCGCGGGCGCGCAGACCTACAAGGTCAACGTCGCGCACACCGCGCGGGCGCGGGAGATCCTCGGGCCGGACGCGTTCCTCGCCGTCGAGCACGCCGTGCTGCTCGAGCCCGACGCGGCCACAGCCCGGGCGATCGCGCGCGAGCACCTGCGGCCCTACCTGTCCTCGCCGTACAACATCGCGAAGTTCCACAAGCTCGGCTACACCGACGACGACCTCGCGCACGGCGGCAGCGACCGCATCGTCGACGACCTCGTCTTCTGGGGCACGACGGAGCGGATCACCGAGCGGCTGCGCGAGCACCTCGTGGCGGGCGCGAACCACGTGACAATCCAGGTCATCGGCGTGGAGCCGGGCACTTCGGCGATGCCGCAGTGGCGCGAACTCGGCGAGGCGCTCGAAGTCGGGAATCAGGGAACCGCGATGGAGTACCGGAGGAGGCGCGGACCACTCGGCTAG
- a CDS encoding ArsR/SmtB family transcription factor: protein MTEAAVSPDPDVVRALRALSNPVRLQLLAWLREPERHFPMDRAIADPAEVGVCVSHIQAKAGLAQSTVSAYLAELQRAGLVRATRVGKWTHYRRDEQRIADLVEVLGRTL, encoded by the coding sequence ATGACGGAAGCCGCGGTCTCACCGGATCCCGACGTCGTCCGCGCGCTGCGGGCGCTGTCGAACCCGGTGCGCCTGCAGCTGCTGGCGTGGTTGCGCGAACCCGAGCGGCACTTCCCGATGGACCGGGCGATCGCGGACCCGGCCGAGGTCGGCGTGTGCGTCAGCCACATCCAGGCCAAGGCCGGGCTGGCGCAGTCGACGGTGTCGGCCTACCTCGCCGAGCTGCAGCGGGCCGGCCTGGTCCGGGCGACCCGGGTCGGCAAGTGGACGCACTACAGGCGGGACGAGCAGCGGATCGCCGACCTCGTCGAGGTGCTCGGGCGCACGCTCTGA